tatttttcttctagagggtttctggatattgaaaagaatgtactcctggaactgaagggtgtcaaagtaattagaagttattgagatttctttcaattaattagagatttcttgaggattaatgatacatttcgtcttttttatatgatttcattgttatttgcaagagttattaatctgatcattgttattgtaatagtaaataatttttgcattgtaatggtaagaatttataattttgtggaaaataaaggtatttttcagtaaaatatggcttcagcagctggagggtttgatatattttatttattcgatacgtgtaaagaattcaaatcgatttatttaaaatgcagatggaccggcaatggatgtacaatgctgaccgacgttcgaaagaattcattgatggcctgcattattttttgtctgtggctgaggcaaacaagcagaatggttttatgtgctgcccgtgtgttcattgcaacaataacaaggattactcatcttcaagaatcctacacagccacattttcgcaaatggtttcatgaagaagtatgtttgttggacgaagcacggagaacagggggttaccatggaagacaatgaagaagaagattttgacgaccactttcccgggaatgctggaatcggtgcattcgatgacgatattcccatggaagagcccgaagtagatgtagcagaaaatgatcccagcgacgatctggggcaggcattgcacaatgtgcaggtagactgtgagagtgaaacggagaggttgaagttccagaagttgttagaggaccaccataatttgttgtacccagattgtcaaaatggatttaagaaacttggcaccaccttggagttgctgcaatggaaggcgacaaatggtgtatccgacaagggatttggtgaattactcaaacttgttaaaaaaatgcttcctaaggacaatgaattgcctgccacaacgtatgaagccaaacaacttgtttgccctttgggactggaagtgcaaaagatacatgcatgccccaacgactgcatcctctaccgaggcgagtacgagaatttggatgcatgtcctgtatgcagtgcattgcgttacaagattagaaaagatgatcctggagatgtcgagggggagcctccccggaagagagttcctgcgaaggtcatgtggtatttgcctataataccacgtttgaagcgtctgtttagaaataaagataatactaagttgatgcgatggcacaaagaggaacgcaagaaagactcgatgttgagacaccccgctgatgggtcgcagtggagaaaaatagatagaacgtaccctaaatttgatttggatgcgagaaacataaggttcggtttgagtacggatggcatgaatccttttggtgagatgagcagtggtcatagcacttggcctgtgactctttgtctgtacaatcttccaccatggctctgcatgaaacgaaagttcatcatgatgccagtgcttatcccgggtccaaagcagcccggaaatgacattgatgtgtacctaagaccattggtcgaagaactcttattgctctggggcgatgaaggtgtacggatgtgggatgaatacaaacaggaaaacttcaacctacgagcattgctgttcgtaacgatcaatgactggcctgctcttagtaacttatcaggacattcgaacaagggatacaaagcatgcacacactgtttagatgataccgataatatatggttgactcactgtaagaaggttgtatacatgggtcatcgtcggtttcttcccatcaggcatgcggtacgaaagaagggcaagcatttcaaaggccaagcggaccaccgaacaaaaccgatgcaccgtagtggtaaagacgtcttcaacatggtaaaagatctagaagttgtttttggaaagggatctggtagccaacctgttccgaacgaaaacggaatggcgcccatgtggaagaagaaatctatattttgggagctaccatattgggaagtcttagatgttcgtcatgcaattgatgtgatgcacctcacgaagaatttttgcgtcaacctgatagcattcttgggagtgtacggaaagacaaaagatacagtagaagcacgtcaagaattgcaacgtatggaagaacgagatgccttacatccacaacagcgagataatggacgacaatacttaagtcctgccagctatactcttagcaaggaagagaaagaaaccatgtttgactgcttgagcagtataaaggttccatctggatactcatccaatataaaaggaatcttaaatttggcagagaagaaatttacaaatctcaagtcccatgactgccatgtgcttatgaccgaacttcttccggttgtgctgcggcggattctgcctgataacgtccggttaaccatcgtgaagatatgtgccttcctcaacgcagtttctcagaaaataattgacccggagaatttgataaagctgcaaaacgatgtggtgcaatgtcttgttggctttgagctgatatttccaccatctttcttcaacatcatgacacatcttctagtgcaccttgtcaaagagattgatattctcggaccagtatttctacacaacatgttcccattcgaaaggttcatgggggtactcaagaaatgtgttcataatagagctcgtccagaaggaagcatcgccagtgcctacggaactgaggaggtcattgacttttgtgttgactttattgatgaccttaaaccgattggagtccctgaatcgcgatatgagggtagactaactggaaagggtacattaggaaagaaatcttatgtctgcacagatgatttctcattcaagaaagcacattatacggttcttcaacaatcatccttggttgacccatatatcgaggaacacaagaaaattctgctctccaatttcccggaaaagtctgaggcatggattacacatgagcacatgaacactttctgcagctggttgcggaagcatctaatgcataacatggatataagtgaacaactgttcttattggctaggggaccatcttggaatatcttaacataccaagggtacgagataaatggaaacacattttatacgatagcccaagataaaaagagtaccaaccaaaacagcggtgttcgtatggatgccacggacaataatggaaaaaaagacacatattacggctacattgaagagatatgggagctggattacggtcccaatttcaaggtgcctctatttcgttgccaatgggttaagctatctggaggaggggtaacaaaagatgagtatgggatgacaatagttgatctcaacaatcttgggtatagagacgagccatttgtcctagcccaggatgtcgctcaggttttctacattaaggacatgtccagcaagccaaagaaggggataaacaagcaaaaggatgagcctaagcgacacatagttctatcaggaaagagaaacatcgttggagtggaggacaagacagacttttcagaagaatataataattttgttgccattccacctttcgaagtaaatgttgatccatgcatcctgctagccaatgatgatgctccatacttgcgccgtgatcataatcaagggacatttgtgaagagaaagtctgttaccgctaatccttcatgtacttgaatcattttatattattgtataaaaacataatcgcaattcgaatacttttattatatatgtactgtacaattatactttatgtgttatatatattattttatatatttttcacttaattactagactcaattataattttcattcaataatggattactcaactaattttatttatttcatgaaattacattcacattaacacactatactctctcactaacacacacaatctcactaacacacactatctctcaaactcacacactactcattaatatcatgaaattacttaattttatctaaaattcactttttaaacgttaatatcgtgatagaatccactttctgtcgaaaagcatcagtttgaaaaaaaaattcacctaatatatttttgcatggtcaaaataacaaatatgatttcaaaaaagttagatatttcattgacccaatcacttgaatgaaaattaattatttttgttgcgtgtatcaagtttatatagagataagaaattttgttccataatttttggaatcataattttattaactgaattaacaaatgaaagccaattttaaaagagaagtaaaaagaaacaaaaacaaacataacattagtcGGGAACGAgagaaaacgggccccttttgtcccgggtggtagatccacccgggactaaaggtgggcggcgggctgggaattttcccggcccgcccaaaaaccccttttgtcccgggtgaagccaccacccgggacaaaaggaccttttgtcccgggtcgtggcttcacccgggacaaaagggggggccttttgtcccgggtgaagccacgacccgggacaaaaggtccttttgtcccgggtggtgccacgacccgggacaaaaggtccttttgtcccgggtggtggcttcacccgggacaaaagcccctcccccatatatttccttcctcctttGCCCTTCCcctaacacttggtttctcatctgcgcctggtgccgccgccgtcctgctccccccaccgcgcgagccgagcaccgccgccatcgacgtcgctgccgcccagagccccgacctcacgccgccgcccagagccaccgccgccgccgtcctgctccccccaccgcgcgagccgagcaccgccgccatcgtcgtcgccgccgcccagagccccgacctcacgccgccgcccagagcccacGCCGCGTACCCAATGGTAGAGCTCGATCTTGTCCCCTCCAACACAGAGCACTAACAGAATCACCATGCTTGTCTGCTGCTCTCAAATGTAGGTGCATTGATGCTTGGTCATCAAACTTACAGTACCACAACAATGACTAACATAACTTTCTAATTATGATCTGCATGAGAGAAAAATTTTTGATAAGTAATTGACATGAATCTATGAATTTACTATAATAACATTCAGGGTCCAACTTAATTGACGTAAATTGCTGACTTCGATTTACTAGAAAGAAAACTCTTGGCAAGTAAGTAACATGGATCCATAaattttctataacatttactaataaaaaaaacttttagttTCGTGCTACTTAGACCTAAGTCCATAAAAtcaaccacaacaaaagaaccTGATGAAATCGGCACAATTCAAAGAAAGTAGCAAATTATATGGTTAATTTAGCATTGTACAGGATCAATGAAGGTCTAGAAAATTACGAGAATTGTGTACTAAGAAGCATGGTAAACTAGTATAAGAGCGATCAATCATTCAACAATACATTTGTTACCTAAAAGGTAAAAGTAATGCAGCCTGGTACATAAACTACTAAAGCTGCCTGTACCTAAAAATAGATGGAATCATACACCGAGGTTTCATCTCCTAAAAGATCGTCCTACTACGAGAGTCCCCTCAACACCTTCTCCATTCCATTGAACCCCAGAACCTCTCGCTACGTTGGGAAGCTCCTGCCTCTGTATAGTTCCCCAATGttctttaatttttagttttcaGAGTGTGTCGAGTATCcggagcatccgggccgcacaagaggcaaaggcgtggttctgtggaagtatgggttcagggattacattgattcatatagaagccggcaaagaagaaagaatgatgagcgggagcacttgcgaaggctagaagaacggctcatgtcacacgatcaaagactggaggaagaggttcaacgccaagtggctgtagcaatgagccagcaacagcaagcgcaaacgttgtctccagagcctagtgtcgcagccgatcacctgtctcagcggaaaagcagctgcgcttccacagacgtcgccgccgccgagcccacggggatccaggccgcagttgaagcgtcggccccgcagcgatttccagtggatgagatcacccaccggacaccttgtgacctgcagactgccgttaagaacttaatgttcactgttgcgtacggtaccgccatgccaaccgaaccaggcgacgtgtaccacgggcagcaaattccgcctagatacacaagagttggcgtggagcaggtgtgccagggttgggagacgctcgagctcgatattcctggaggcgatggggagaggacactagcagaagccattcatggctacatcctatgggataagcgctacattgtcctaaagtcggatgatcaaacaccaagaccggcatctcagcatgcttCTCCAAGACcagcatctccgcaaaactccccaagggcagcactgtctcggcaaggttcaccggcacattctccatcaccatcatctcatgcgccgatgaacactcaagcgtcaccgtcgcctccatggtcaccccctccgccgccggcaaagaagcagaaacggccgccggcaaagaaggtagctgcaccggctagggagcctccaaagaagaaggaaaataagaagaaaaccaaggaggctcctattaaaccctggggcatgagccttgaagaatgtgatcggataactcaagaaagagttaaagagcacttcaagccgaagccggagcccgagaaagtcataaatccgatagatttgaaattttttaagggaatgtgcgaagcaaataagagaaaattcattccgagagacccccttcagactacgaacgcacaattatcaaaactactgagaaaaagaagagacaatcaaagtcgtcgtcgtccgacgttccacagctcggagcccaaaagaaacaatcaatagagcctctcgtagtgggacagacgacgcaagaacaagactttgttacatttctgaaagaatcaaacctgacggccgctcagattgcagggggagaagatattccaaaggccgatgtggtcgtcaaatggacgtttgagatcggcaaaactcttgtaccccccgaagtagtgtctgtgcttccaacgcaaatgtataagctgcaccagcactacatgcgtgcgatggccgattgcatcttcatgcagggcgcaaagattaaagatgacgatttcttacggggggaggccattatatggataaactgagaagaaatttaccaactattccatcaggaggccctcgacatctctatggtcagCTTGTgagttctgtaagtattttactctccttacgtattgttttgcatgatctcaacatactgatctcttgatttattcgatatcatgtagaatggagatacatacttgcagaagaaagggatactctcacctcggcttcatcgacccaattacttgtaattggaggcttctacgtgacaatcccgatgacatattccaaaacttgttcaagtacataagcgttcatcacaacaagcaaatgatattgtttccttacaactttgcgtgagtgattccttccgtctaactctttctattctataatcgaattgtttaaaccttaactaccaagaactgcctccgtataatcttgcagtgaacactttgtcctaattgtcataattcccgagaagagcctactcgtggttatggactcattgaggagaccttcagaacaatacgaaaatcttcttaacatgatgaaaaagtaattctactactactccgtccatgaccgataatttgaatcactttgttacttgactataattgttctaatcatgcacagggtttggaaagaattcgctaaaaatcatccaggcaaatttgacaagaaattgaagatcaagacagattttccggtacgcgcttggatgattcgttgcacgattcattagttttattatatattcatgtaaatacctgataatttcttctctcttaaagtgtatgaggcagaaaccaggtactgtattgtgcgcatactatgtatgcgagaacatccatggtctggtaggtcttccaaagggctggacagattgggaggaggaagtaagtaaaaaaacttgttaatatttgaactcgtattttaattagtcgaaattaattatcccctttttccataggtcggggagatgcgcgataaactcataccggaggaaaagattatggcgattcaagaacaattctccggatttattgttgagcaagtcctcgatccaaaaggcgaattctactatgatggaatatctaatattgacaatcacaacaaatatgacaatatacgcgtatatatgtaattaagaacgaatataactatgtaaatatatatgtgtgtctatgtattaaatttctatttatgagtatgtatgtatgtattaaatttccaaaaggcgaattctactatgtaattaagaacgaatatacctatgcaaatatgatggagtatgtatgtattatatatataagcactccaataatatatatgtgtatatatttatatttatataatattggtcctagacattttcatatgtaaaggaattcacatgtatagatatgtgtatacatatatatatataagtgaattaatttatatatgaaaactatctaggacaaatattatataagtaactatatatatatgtatatattagtggagatcatacacactgaattccaatacataagtttaattgaaatgcaaaagtataattgaaatagaaaaagaattgagaaaagaaaaacatgaaaaaaaaagagatcttttgtcccggttggtaacaccaaccgggacaaaagggtgcgccagccacgtgggcgctggctgcaccttttgtcccggttggtaacaccaaccgggacaataggtcctcttttgtcccggttgccacacctgggacaaaagggcacccccttttgtcccggacaggcgttcccggttgggaaaccgggacaacagcggtttcccaaccgggacaaatcaacgtttttgtagtagtgaatggTAGATGTGGGTAATTTTGATGCAAAATTAGGGAGttattttatatattatttataaTGGCTAAGGTGGatattttcttttgtaaattATAATAGATCTAATACCCATCATCGGCGATGATGATTGGCGTCTACCAAATCAAAGACCAAATGCTCCTAATTATTATGAGAATTTTTAGGATAGATCTTTTTCTTAGCGTGCCTAGTGAGAATTAATGTGGTGCCTCCATTGAAGCCTCttattagtaatagtaagatgttgTTATTTGTACTTTGATTCTTTGTCATCCCTCTATATTAGGGTTTCagtttttcttttgttctgTAACAAGCTGTTATGTATACATACATTTGCCGTATATGTGTTTCATCACATATGATTGTTACCGGTTTGATATCTAAATCCTAGTCCTAGCTCTCTCTGCCCCTTCCTTGACCACACGGTACTGGCGGAGTGGGCATTGACGGCCGAGTGAGTGTCCGTCCCCTATAGTTGTGACGGACAATGACGGACGAGGAAAATAGATACAGACAATGAGTGCACATTAGGAGAGCCTATTTCCCGTGACTATAGGCAAATTAAAGCGCGTCTGGAGGAACGTGGTGTATGCGAACCACACAACCCTTATCGGCGACGGGAGGCAAACAGTACGTGTGTCCTTGTGGTTAGAaatgaacaacaacaacatagccttttttcccaagcaagttggggtaggctagagatgaaactcgaaagaaaaaatttcaaggttcaggcacattgatagctaatctccaagcgctcctatccaaagctatctctttagagatattccaattcttaaggtctctcttaaccaactcatcccacgtcagtttaggtctacctctacccctctttacattatcgacccgctcaagaaccccattacgcaccggcgcctcaggaggccttcgttggacatgtccaaaccatctcagccgatgctgagtaagtttctcctcaattggtgccaccccgaccctatcccgaataacttcgttccggactctatccctccttgtgtgcccgcaaaaccaccgcaacatccgcatctctgctacactcagttgctgcacatgtcgcctttttgtaggccaacattcagcaccgtataacatcgccggacgaattgctgtcctatagaatttgccttttagcttttgtggcaccctcttatcacaaaggatgccagaagcttgccgccatttcaaccagccagctgaaattctatgcctaacatcttcatcaatgtcgccatccttttgtagcaccgatcctaaataccgaaaagtatccttctggaccaccactttcccatctagactaacgtctcccccctcatgcctagtcgcgctgaaatcgcacatcatgtactcggtcttggtcctactaagtctgaaccctttcgactctaacgtgcgtctccacagctctaacttcctattaacccctgccctactctcgtcaactagcaccacatcatcagcaaagagcatacaccaagggatctcaccttgtatatcccttgtgacctcat
This genomic interval from Panicum virgatum strain AP13 chromosome 8K, P.virgatum_v5, whole genome shotgun sequence contains the following:
- the LOC120643467 gene encoding uncharacterized protein LOC120643467, whose amino-acid sequence is MYNADRRSKEFIDGLHYFLSVAEANKQNGFMCCPCVHCNNNKDYSSSRILHSHIFANGFMKKYVCWTKHGEQGVTMEDNEEEDFDDHFPGNAGIGAFDDDIPMEEPEVDVAENDPSDDLGQALHNVQVDCESETERLKFQKLLEDHHNLLYPDCQNGFKKLGTTLELLQWKATNGVSDKGFGELLKLVKKMLPKDNELPATTYEAKQLVCPLGLEVQKIHACPNDCILYRGEYENLDACPVCSALRYKIRKDDPGDVEGEPPRKRVPAKVMWYLPIIPRLKRLFRNKDNTKLMRWHKEERKKDSMLRHPADGSQWRKIDRTYPKFDLDARNIRFGLSTDGMNPFVLIPGPKQPGNDIDVYLRPLVEELLLLWGDEGVRMWDEYKQENFNLRALLFVTINDWPALSNLSGHSNKGYKACTHCLDDTDNIWLTHCKKVVYMGHRRFLPIRHAVRKKGKHFKGQADHRTKPMHRSGKDVFNMVKDLEVVFGKGSGSQPVPNENGMAPMWKKKSIFWELPYWEVLDRDNGRQYLSPASYTLSKEEKETMFDCLSSIKVPSGYSSNIKGILNLAEKKFTNLKSHDCHVLMTELLPVVLRRILPDNVRLTIVKICAFLNAVSQKIIDPENLIKLQNDVVQCLVGFELIFPPSFFNIMTHLLVHLVKEIDILGPVFLHNMFPFERFMGVLKKCVHNRARPEGSIASAYGTEEVIDFCVDFIDDLKPIGVPESRYEGRLTGKGTLGKKSYVCTDDFSFKKAHYTVLQQSSLVDPYIEEHKKILLSNFPEKGPSWNILTYQGYEINGNTFYTIAQDKKSTNQNSGVRMDATDNNGKKDTYYGYIEEIWELDYGPNFKVPLFRCQWVKLSGGGVTKDEYGMTIVDLNNLGYRDEPFVLAQDVAQVFYIKDMSSKPKKGINKQKDEPKRHIVLSGKRNIVGVEDKTDFSEEYNNFVAIPPFEVNVDPCILLANDDAPYLRRDHNQGTFVK